One region of Mucilaginibacter gotjawali genomic DNA includes:
- a CDS encoding alpha-galactosidase, with product MRASLNKIPRDIMFSFCQYGMGDVWKWGAEVGGNSWRSTGDIEDTWQSMSTIGFNQVADGPYAQPGHFNDPDMLVVGKVGWGDSQRNSRLSPDEQYTHISLWSLLSAPLLIGCDMGKLDRFTLNLLTNDEVIAIDQDALGKEAHQEVKKENYQIWMKDLEDGGKAVGVFNTSDKYQTITLKTSENGLKGYTKIRDVWQQKYLIAAGNNLTVKVAPHGVVLVKLSK from the coding sequence ATGCGCGCCTCTTTGAATAAGATCCCGCGCGATATCATGTTCAGCTTTTGCCAGTATGGCATGGGCGATGTGTGGAAATGGGGCGCCGAAGTTGGCGGCAACAGCTGGCGTTCAACAGGTGATATTGAAGACACCTGGCAAAGTATGTCAACCATCGGTTTTAACCAGGTTGCTGATGGCCCCTACGCGCAGCCAGGCCATTTTAACGACCCCGATATGCTGGTAGTAGGCAAAGTAGGCTGGGGCGATAGCCAGCGCAACAGCCGCCTGAGCCCGGATGAACAATATACCCATATCAGTTTGTGGAGCCTGTTATCTGCTCCGTTGCTTATTGGTTGCGATATGGGCAAACTGGACAGGTTCACGCTTAACCTGCTCACCAATGATGAAGTGATTGCCATTGACCAGGATGCTTTGGGTAAAGAAGCACACCAGGAAGTAAAAAAAGAAAATTATCAAATCTGGATGAAGGATTTAGAAGATGGCGGCAAAGCGGTAGGGGTGTTTAATACGTCCGATAAATATCAAACCATCACCCTTAAAACAAGTGAAAATGGTTTAAAAGGCTATACCAAAATAAGGGACGTATGGCAGCAGAAATATTTGATCGCCGCGGGAAATAATTTAACAGTGAAAGTAGCGCCGCACGGTGTGGTGCTGGTGAAGTTGAGTAAATAA
- a CDS encoding DoxX family protein, whose translation MKLIVPTTLLQDVFRIILGTLMAFAAVAHFTFERADFQAQVPDWIPMSKDLVVILSGIVELGLGLCLVFWAGEKVQLGIALAIFYVLVFPGNIAQYTNHVSAFNLNTDRARLIRLFFQPVLILWALWCTGALKYLFYPGK comes from the coding sequence ATGAAGCTGATTGTACCCACCACTTTACTGCAGGATGTTTTTAGAATAATATTAGGAACCCTGATGGCGTTTGCCGCTGTTGCGCATTTTACGTTTGAACGCGCAGATTTCCAGGCACAAGTGCCTGATTGGATACCCATGAGTAAGGACCTGGTGGTTATCCTCTCCGGGATTGTTGAATTGGGGCTCGGTTTATGCCTGGTATTTTGGGCCGGGGAAAAAGTGCAGCTGGGTATTGCCCTGGCTATATTTTACGTTCTGGTTTTTCCCGGCAATATTGCCCAATACACCAATCATGTTTCGGCCTTTAATTTAAATACAGACAGGGCCAGGCTGATCCGCCTGTTTTTTCAGCCCGTGTTAATTTTATGGGCATTGTGGTGTACAGGCGCTTTAAAGTATCTTTTTTACCCGGGCAAATAG
- a CDS encoding putative Ig domain-containing protein, translating to MKNLFSVTHPCPSQEGNPEHGAINNNHKSIGLCDSPLERGGGVCLTDVPFWWRFRPAIKILMVIFLAATLVTGAAAQGISIEHGWQFAKGDSSQWSSPAYNDLNWKHIDVSKPWEEQGYPQYDGFGWYRLHFVLPSSIKEKAFLKDSIRINLGVVDDNDEVYLNGKLIGKYGGLAGDIKTSQYGPRSYTIATSNPAILWDKENVLAVRIFDTGGDGGLYGNNHSINMLSLMDNVSINTNGDFYFGDNNSLSKSISLSTGSNYVYKGKLTFKVTDPENDSVRSLMSTDIQFSAGKPFNYAIYVAKLPKRSYRLTYTFVEEKSHDVMVKTEGTPYVLTPDPGAKPRINGPDVYGARPGNPFLYLIPATGKQPLSYSATGLPGGLKLDERTGIICGTVTQKGDYPVVFTVHNRLGTKTKKFTIKIGDVIGLTPALGWNSWNAFGLTVNDQKARVAAKTMTDKLSAHGWSYVNLDDGWEAPQRLASGEITPNQKFPDMKGLTDYVHSLGLKMGIYSSPGPRTCGGYLGSWQHEDQDAKTYGDWGIDYLKYDWCSYGEIAPAHPSLDEFKNPTR from the coding sequence ATGAAGAATCTTTTTAGCGTAACACACCCCTGCCCCTCTCAAGAGGGGAACCCCGAGCACGGGGCCATTAACAATAATCATAAAAGCATTGGCCTGTGCGATTCCCCTCTCGAGAGGGGTGGAGGGGTGTGTTTGACGGATGTCCCTTTTTGGTGGCGCTTTCGGCCCGCAATAAAAATATTAATGGTGATCTTTCTGGCCGCCACCCTTGTAACGGGTGCCGCTGCCCAGGGAATTTCTATTGAACACGGCTGGCAATTCGCCAAAGGGGATTCATCCCAATGGTCATCGCCCGCGTATAACGATCTGAACTGGAAACACATTGACGTAAGCAAACCCTGGGAAGAACAGGGTTACCCTCAATACGACGGTTTCGGCTGGTACCGGCTGCATTTTGTGCTGCCATCATCCATTAAAGAAAAAGCTTTTTTGAAAGATAGCATCCGCATTAACTTAGGTGTTGTTGACGATAACGACGAAGTTTACCTGAATGGCAAACTGATAGGTAAGTACGGGGGCCTGGCGGGTGATATCAAAACTTCGCAATATGGCCCGCGCAGCTATACGATAGCGACCAGTAACCCAGCTATTTTGTGGGACAAGGAAAATGTGCTGGCCGTGCGTATTTTTGATACCGGCGGCGATGGGGGCCTTTATGGCAATAACCACAGCATTAATATGCTGAGTTTGATGGATAATGTGAGCATCAATACCAATGGTGATTTTTATTTTGGCGACAACAATAGCCTAAGCAAGTCCATCTCCCTATCCACAGGCAGCAATTATGTATACAAAGGCAAACTGACTTTTAAAGTAACTGATCCCGAAAATGATAGTGTAAGGAGTTTGATGAGCACCGATATTCAGTTTAGTGCGGGCAAGCCGTTTAATTATGCAATTTATGTTGCAAAGCTGCCTAAAAGATCATACCGGTTAACCTATACATTTGTTGAAGAAAAATCGCACGATGTGATGGTGAAAACCGAGGGTACGCCCTATGTGCTCACCCCCGACCCGGGTGCAAAACCCAGGATCAATGGTCCTGATGTTTATGGCGCAAGGCCCGGAAATCCGTTTTTATACCTCATCCCTGCAACCGGGAAACAGCCGCTCAGCTATTCGGCAACAGGCCTGCCTGGTGGCTTAAAGCTGGATGAAAGAACAGGGATCATTTGTGGCACAGTTACCCAAAAAGGAGATTACCCCGTAGTATTTACGGTGCACAACCGCCTCGGCACCAAAACAAAAAAATTTACCATAAAAATTGGCGACGTGATCGGTTTAACCCCGGCTTTGGGCTGGAACAGCTGGAACGCATTCGGCTTAACGGTAAACGACCAGAAAGCCCGCGTTGCTGCCAAAACCATGACGGATAAATTGAGCGCCCATGGCTGGAGCTATGTAAACCTGGATGACGGATGGGAAGCCCCGCAGCGCTTGGCCAGCGGAGAGATCACCCCTAACCAGAAATTCCCGGATATGAAGGGGCTGACGGACTATGTACACAGCCTCGGGTTAAAAATGGGGATCTATTCATCTCCCGGTCCGCGTACCTGCGGCGGTTATTTAGGCAGCTGGCAGCATGAAGACCAGGATGCCAAAACCTACGGCGATTGGGGCATCGATTATTTAAAATATGACTGGTGCTCGTATGGCGAAATAGCGCCGGCACATCCCTCTCTTGACGAATTTAAAAACCCTACCAGGTAA
- a CDS encoding VOC family protein: MKKPVYPCLWFDGNARAAADFYCTIFPNSKIVADNGMVVNFELNGEFFMGLNGGPHFKFNEAVSFVIPCKDQEEIDHYWYKLIADGGEESMCGWCKDKFGLSWQVVPEILGQLMSDPEKMPRVVQAFMKMRKFDIEALQNA, from the coding sequence ATGAAAAAACCAGTGTATCCTTGCCTGTGGTTTGATGGTAATGCCAGGGCAGCAGCAGATTTTTACTGCACCATTTTCCCCAATTCAAAAATAGTTGCTGACAACGGGATGGTGGTAAATTTTGAATTGAACGGCGAATTTTTTATGGGCCTTAACGGCGGCCCGCATTTTAAATTTAACGAGGCCGTTTCGTTTGTGATCCCCTGTAAAGACCAGGAAGAAATTGACCATTACTGGTATAAACTTATTGCTGACGGCGGCGAAGAAAGTATGTGCGGCTGGTGTAAAGACAAGTTTGGTTTGTCATGGCAGGTGGTGCCCGAGATATTGGGCCAGCTGATGTCAGATCCGGAAAAAATGCCACGCGTGGTACAGGCCTTTATGAAAATGCGCAAGTTTGATATCGAAGCGCTGCAAAACGCTTGA
- a CDS encoding ankyrin repeat domain-containing protein, translating into MNICKVFFICLVLNIGLTKCTGGDAVADGQNLLASDYRIFHGTIAWDLAKAIDGNDREKIIKIVGKNKHLINVVDPKYGQTLLGLAVYNDKYNSCQALVDLGANPNAPNNYDGKTPLMEAVNIGYADGETDSRLLILLLKHGGNPNNQQKYIDYSGSHGQTPLMIACAQGNLSYVKILINAGADINKNYSTHSSLLYSAMLSDNPDLVMFLIQKGIDFTKPLFITDSGSKEYITESLRTWRFDLGSEKYKKKMLIVAFLKEHGMDYRKTKIPDYYYDSYDAEYLNKY; encoded by the coding sequence ATGAATATTTGCAAAGTTTTTTTTATCTGCTTAGTTCTAAATATCGGTCTTACAAAATGTACGGGCGGGGATGCCGTTGCAGACGGGCAAAACTTGTTAGCCAGTGATTATAGGATATTCCATGGTACAATTGCATGGGACCTTGCTAAAGCAATTGATGGTAACGATCGCGAAAAGATTATAAAGATCGTAGGTAAAAATAAACATCTGATTAATGTTGTAGACCCCAAATACGGACAAACGCTATTAGGATTAGCAGTTTATAATGACAAATACAATTCCTGCCAAGCGCTTGTTGACTTAGGCGCAAACCCTAACGCCCCTAATAATTATGATGGGAAAACGCCATTAATGGAGGCTGTCAATATTGGGTATGCTGACGGTGAAACAGATTCCAGATTATTAATATTGTTGTTAAAACACGGCGGCAATCCAAACAACCAACAAAAATATATCGATTATAGCGGCTCACATGGCCAAACTCCATTAATGATTGCATGCGCCCAGGGAAATCTATCATATGTTAAAATATTGATCAACGCCGGGGCAGATATCAATAAAAATTATTCGACTCACAGTTCTCTTTTGTATTCAGCTATGCTTTCCGATAATCCTGATCTTGTTATGTTTTTAATACAAAAAGGCATTGATTTTACCAAGCCGTTGTTCATTACAGATAGCGGTAGTAAGGAATATATTACAGAAAGTTTGAGAACATGGCGTTTTGATCTTGGGTCAGAGAAATATAAAAAGAAAATGCTGATAGTTGCATTTTTGAAAGAACATGGGATGGACTACCGGAAGACCAAAATACCGGATTACTACTATGATTCATATGATGCCGAATACCTGAATAAGTATTAG
- a CDS encoding 4-hydroxyproline epimerase: MTKTFFCIDAHTCGNPVRLVAGGGPNLVGDNMSDKRQHFLKEFDWIRKGLMFEPRGHDMMSGSILYPPHDPANDVAVLFIETSGCLPMCGHGTIGTITIAIEEGLITPKIPGIVRMEAPAGLVLISYKQEGGKVKSVKLTNVPAYLAAENLTVECPDLGTLTVDVSYGGNFYAIVDPQENFKGLENHTADQLISWSRVLRQRINEKYTFIHPENPTINGCSHILWTGKTISPEATARNAVFYGDKAIDRSPCGTGTSARMAQWHAKGKLKKGDKFIHESIIGSQFTGTVEDEVTVGGKPAIIPGIEGWARIYGYNTIKIDDADDPYAFGFQVI; this comes from the coding sequence ATGACAAAAACTTTTTTCTGCATAGACGCTCACACCTGCGGCAATCCTGTCCGGCTGGTGGCCGGAGGCGGCCCGAACCTGGTGGGCGATAACATGAGCGACAAGCGCCAGCATTTTTTAAAGGAATTTGACTGGATCCGCAAGGGGCTGATGTTTGAACCACGCGGGCATGATATGATGTCGGGCAGTATTTTATACCCGCCGCATGATCCTGCAAATGATGTAGCCGTATTGTTTATCGAAACCAGCGGCTGTCTGCCCATGTGCGGGCATGGCACTATCGGTACCATCACCATCGCGATTGAGGAAGGATTGATCACCCCAAAAATACCCGGTATTGTCCGTATGGAGGCACCAGCCGGATTGGTATTGATCTCCTATAAACAGGAAGGTGGTAAGGTGAAATCAGTAAAGCTCACCAACGTGCCTGCTTACCTCGCTGCCGAAAATTTAACGGTGGAATGCCCTGACCTGGGTACTTTAACCGTTGACGTAAGCTATGGCGGTAATTTTTATGCCATTGTAGACCCGCAGGAGAATTTTAAAGGGCTGGAAAACCATACCGCCGATCAGCTGATCTCGTGGAGCAGGGTTTTAAGGCAAAGGATAAACGAAAAATACACCTTTATCCACCCCGAAAACCCCACCATTAACGGCTGCTCGCATATTTTATGGACAGGCAAAACCATTTCGCCTGAAGCTACGGCCCGCAACGCCGTTTTTTATGGCGATAAAGCGATTGACCGTTCACCCTGCGGCACCGGCACTTCAGCACGCATGGCGCAATGGCACGCCAAAGGGAAATTAAAAAAGGGCGATAAATTTATCCACGAGAGCATCATCGGCAGCCAGTTCACCGGCACAGTGGAGGATGAAGTAACAGTGGGAGGGAAACCTGCCATCATCCCCGGCATTGAAGGCTGGGCCAGGATATACGGCTATAACACCATCAAAATTGATGATGCCGATGATCCGTATGCGTTTGGGTTCCAGGTGATATAA
- a CDS encoding glycoside hydrolase family 127 protein has protein sequence MIKKLCLLFTLGLALSASAQKKDYPIQPVPFTSVKLDDQFWSSKIETNRTVTIPASFARCESTGRVKNFVMAAEHQGKFCTVYPFDDTDIYKTIEGASYSMAVHPDPKLSAYIDSLINIVGKAQEPDGYLYTARSIDPIHPQAWAGPERWVNEQKSSHELYNCGHMYEAAAAHFMATGKRNFLNIALKNADLLVRTFGPDKKHVAPGHEIVEMGLVRLYRITGKTDYLNLAKFFIDQRGIKAYNKKSTNVYENGTYFQDDKPVVDQDEAEGHAVRAMYLYSGMADVAALTGDTAYLKAIDKIWNNMVGKKMYVQGSIGAVGDGERFGDNYELPNATAYNETCAAIGNVFWNERMFLLHGDSKYIDVLEKTLYNGLISGVGLDGKSFFYTNAMQVSDSFTHPDLERERSGWFTCSCCPTNLVRLLPSVPGYMYAENGSDVYVNLFISGTASLMVNNKAIKITQQNNYPWQGALAFTIDPAAATEMNLMIRIPGWAQNRAIPSDLYSYEQPSTQKIEIKVNGKPVDYHMVKGYAVISKKWKKNDKVELTLPMDVQRVMANKALPEDSAKVALQRGPVMYCAEWKDNGGKATNIIIPKNTVFDAAFEPSLLNGVMVLKANVKSVNIDVANQTISTETKSMTAIPYYAWANRGKGEMTVWFPEQVKAIELLTR, from the coding sequence ATGATTAAAAAGCTCTGTTTGTTATTCACCCTCGGCCTCGCTTTATCAGCATCCGCGCAAAAAAAGGATTACCCAATTCAGCCGGTACCTTTTACCAGCGTAAAACTGGACGATCAATTCTGGTCATCCAAAATAGAAACCAACCGTACGGTAACCATCCCCGCATCCTTTGCCCGCTGCGAAAGTACTGGTAGGGTAAAAAACTTTGTGATGGCAGCCGAGCACCAGGGCAAATTTTGCACCGTTTATCCTTTTGATGATACCGATATTTATAAAACCATTGAAGGCGCGTCTTATTCGATGGCCGTCCATCCTGATCCCAAATTATCGGCCTATATCGATTCATTGATCAATATCGTAGGTAAGGCGCAGGAGCCGGATGGCTATTTATACACCGCCCGCTCTATCGACCCCATACATCCGCAAGCCTGGGCAGGCCCCGAACGTTGGGTGAACGAACAAAAAAGCAGTCACGAATTATATAACTGCGGCCACATGTACGAAGCTGCTGCGGCCCACTTTATGGCAACCGGCAAACGCAATTTTTTAAACATCGCCCTAAAAAATGCCGACCTGCTGGTACGCACTTTTGGTCCCGATAAAAAGCATGTTGCCCCGGGGCATGAAATTGTTGAAATGGGTTTGGTGAGATTATATCGCATTACCGGCAAAACTGACTATTTAAACCTGGCCAAGTTTTTCATCGACCAGCGCGGCATCAAAGCCTACAATAAAAAAAGCACCAATGTTTACGAGAATGGGACTTATTTCCAGGATGATAAACCGGTGGTTGACCAGGATGAAGCCGAAGGCCACGCAGTGCGTGCGATGTACCTGTATTCGGGCATGGCTGATGTTGCGGCGTTGACGGGCGATACCGCTTATTTGAAAGCCATCGACAAGATCTGGAACAACATGGTAGGCAAAAAGATGTATGTGCAGGGTAGTATCGGCGCAGTGGGCGATGGCGAACGTTTCGGCGATAATTACGAGTTGCCAAATGCAACCGCTTATAACGAAACCTGCGCGGCCATAGGCAATGTGTTTTGGAACGAACGGATGTTTTTACTCCATGGCGATTCGAAATATATTGATGTGCTGGAAAAAACGCTTTATAACGGACTCATCTCTGGCGTTGGCCTGGATGGCAAATCCTTCTTCTATACCAATGCCATGCAGGTAAGCGATAGTTTTACCCATCCCGATCTGGAGCGCGAACGTTCCGGCTGGTTTACCTGTTCCTGCTGCCCTACCAACCTGGTGCGGCTGCTGCCATCAGTGCCCGGCTACATGTATGCCGAAAACGGGAGCGATGTTTACGTTAACCTGTTCATCAGCGGTACCGCCAGTTTAATGGTGAATAACAAGGCGATAAAGATCACGCAGCAAAATAACTACCCATGGCAGGGCGCTTTGGCCTTTACTATCGACCCTGCAGCTGCCACCGAAATGAACCTGATGATCCGTATCCCCGGCTGGGCGCAAAACCGGGCTATTCCATCAGATCTGTACTCTTATGAACAACCGTCAACCCAAAAAATAGAAATAAAAGTGAATGGCAAGCCGGTGGATTACCATATGGTAAAAGGCTATGCCGTGATCAGCAAAAAATGGAAAAAGAATGATAAAGTCGAGCTGACGCTGCCAATGGATGTGCAGCGGGTGATGGCCAATAAAGCCTTACCCGAAGACAGCGCCAAAGTGGCCCTGCAGCGTGGCCCGGTGATGTACTGCGCCGAATGGAAGGATAATGGCGGCAAAGCTACCAATATCATTATCCCAAAAAATACAGTTTTTGATGCCGCGTTTGAGCCCTCGCTGTTAAATGGCGTAATGGTGCTGAAAGCAAATGTAAAAAGTGTTAATATTGATGTTGCAAATCAAACCATCAGCACCGAAACCAAATCCATGACCGCTATTCCCTATTATGCCTGGGCCAACCGGGGTAAAGGCGAAATGACGGTATGGTTTCCGGAACAGGTGAAAGCTATTGAACTATTAACCAGGTAA
- a CDS encoding ArsR/SmtB family transcription factor, with product MEIRRDVFQAIADPTRRAILGLVALHAMTPGAIADNFNSSRQTISKHIQILNECALLTQTQSGREIYYHFNPNKMKEVADWLEPYRKLWDERLNAMDDLLNEMQAKTRTQNNS from the coding sequence ATGGAAATCCGCAGAGATGTATTTCAAGCCATAGCCGATCCTACCCGCCGGGCCATATTGGGCCTGGTGGCTTTACACGCCATGACGCCCGGCGCCATTGCTGATAATTTTAACTCATCGAGGCAAACCATTTCAAAACATATTCAAATTTTAAATGAGTGTGCTTTGCTCACTCAAACGCAATCGGGCAGGGAGATTTATTACCATTTCAATCCCAATAAAATGAAAGAAGTGGCCGACTGGCTGGAGCCCTACCGTAAACTATGGGACGAAAGGTTAAACGCTATGGACGATTTGTTAAACGAAATGCAGGCGAAAACACGAACTCAAAATAACAGTTAA
- a CDS encoding MarC family protein, whose protein sequence is MPQQINTFIHLVFIGFVALFPVVNPIGSAFIVSPYFVDTTRKERIRFVKKIALYCFIICAATVLVGHWILELFGLSIPVIQLAGGIMICRIGWQFLTVDDKEVKEKEVKEKAEPEHAKSAENNLFYPITFPITAGAGTIAVLFTLSAQGANADLSVYLLNICALLVSIIGICILIFIFYLNTNRLISFIGLRNEQIINRFMAFLIFCVGLQIAASGIINIIKLHLNLN, encoded by the coding sequence ATGCCGCAGCAAATTAACACTTTCATTCACCTGGTATTTATAGGCTTTGTGGCCCTGTTCCCGGTGGTTAACCCCATTGGTTCAGCGTTTATCGTAAGTCCTTATTTTGTAGATACAACCCGGAAGGAGAGAATAAGATTTGTAAAAAAAATTGCTTTGTACTGCTTCATCATTTGCGCTGCCACCGTATTGGTAGGGCATTGGATTTTAGAACTGTTTGGTTTATCCATCCCCGTGATACAATTGGCGGGCGGTATCATGATCTGCCGCATCGGGTGGCAATTTCTTACTGTTGACGATAAAGAGGTAAAAGAAAAAGAGGTAAAAGAAAAAGCTGAGCCTGAACATGCCAAATCGGCCGAGAACAACCTTTTTTATCCGATTACCTTCCCTATTACTGCCGGGGCTGGCACTATAGCGGTATTGTTTACGTTAAGCGCCCAGGGCGCAAATGCCGATCTCTCTGTTTACCTGCTGAATATTTGCGCTTTACTGGTATCCATCATCGGCATATGCATCCTCATCTTTATTTTTTACCTCAACACTAACCGCCTCATCAGTTTTATTGGTTTGCGAAACGAGCAGATCATCAACAGGTTTATGGCTTTCTTAATTTTCTGTGTGGGGTTACAGATCGCCGCGAGCGGCATTATCAATATCATAAAGTTACACCTTAATCTGAACTGA
- a CDS encoding dihydrodipicolinate synthase family protein translates to MSIIWKGVFPAVTTKFNDKDELDFDAFDKNIEAQIEAGVKGIIIGGSLGEASVLTDDEKITLLEHTVKTVNKRAYVILNIAEQTTKAALLCAENALKYGADGLMMLPPLRYKADENETLQYFAAVAESTPLPIMIYNNPYDYKIEVTLDMFEELSKYDNIQAVKESTRDISNVTRMINRFGDRFAILCGVDTLALESILMGADGWVAGLVDAFPRETVAIFNLAKQGRHQEAIAIYRWFLPVLELDIHPKLVQYIKLAETETGLGTETVRAPRLALEGKEREAILGIIRKALKHRPELPAGSWGVETEVDVTGVS, encoded by the coding sequence ATGAGTATCATCTGGAAAGGCGTTTTCCCGGCAGTGACCACCAAATTCAACGACAAAGATGAGTTGGATTTCGACGCATTCGATAAAAATATCGAAGCGCAAATAGAAGCCGGTGTTAAAGGAATCATTATCGGCGGTTCGCTGGGCGAAGCCAGTGTTTTAACCGATGATGAAAAAATTACATTATTGGAGCATACGGTTAAAACCGTTAACAAGCGCGCGTATGTGATATTGAATATCGCGGAGCAAACCACCAAAGCTGCACTTTTATGTGCTGAAAACGCGTTGAAATACGGTGCAGATGGTTTAATGATGCTGCCACCGCTGCGTTACAAAGCGGATGAAAATGAAACCTTGCAGTATTTTGCAGCGGTTGCCGAAAGTACCCCGCTGCCCATCATGATCTATAATAATCCTTACGATTATAAGATCGAGGTAACGCTGGATATGTTTGAGGAGCTTTCAAAATATGATAATATCCAGGCGGTAAAGGAATCAACCAGGGATATCAGTAATGTTACCCGCATGATCAACAGATTTGGCGACAGGTTTGCCATACTTTGTGGTGTAGATACCTTAGCTTTGGAAAGTATTTTAATGGGTGCCGATGGCTGGGTTGCTGGTTTAGTGGATGCCTTCCCGAGGGAAACGGTAGCTATATTTAACCTGGCGAAGCAAGGTCGCCACCAGGAAGCGATAGCGATTTACCGCTGGTTTTTACCGGTGCTTGAGCTGGATATCCACCCCAAGCTGGTGCAATACATCAAACTGGCTGAAACAGAAACCGGCCTGGGTACCGAAACCGTGCGTGCACCACGTTTGGCTTTAGAAGGCAAGGAACGCGAAGCGATATTGGGCATCATCCGCAAGGCGCTAAAACACCGCCCTGAATTGCCTGCAGGCAGTTGGGGAGTGGAGACAGAAGTGGATGTTACCGGGGTGAGTTAA
- a CDS encoding aldehyde dehydrogenase (NADP(+)), with translation MNTQNLAGYKYLPNSGKKFNGFNPATGTDLPGDFYPATLAEVDEAMNLADKAFAEYRHIDRFKKAAFLRSIADEINALGDELIERAMAETGLPAPRLQGERARTTNQMYLFAQLVEEGSWVEAIVDTAIPDRKPLPRLDIRQMKVPIGPVVMFGASNFPLAYSVAGGDTAAALASGCPVVVKAHPAHPGTSALVASAVKKAAEQNQMPEGVFSILYDSGYAVGEALVKHPKTKIVTFTGSLKGGMALMKMANERDEPIPVFAEMGSINPVIFMPQAMEARAEELAKIAGPITINAGQFCTQPGLLIAVKSPGLERFKTALAGAIAEISSTTMLTPGICANFGKLSAERLSNKTVSTIAKSEVTDAELANQGQPIVTEISAADFLADPQFKEEVFGPFSLLVVADDMTQVQQVVGSLHGQLTASIMAEPGELENYKQLTDTLANLAGRVILNGPPTGVEVGNAIVHGGPFPATTDSRFTSVGTTSIKRFVRPVCWQNWSDELLPDELKTDNPLKIWRLFNNEWTK, from the coding sequence ATGAATACACAAAACCTGGCAGGTTACAAATACCTGCCGAATAGCGGCAAAAAATTCAACGGCTTTAACCCGGCTACAGGTACCGATCTGCCCGGCGATTTTTACCCGGCAACATTAGCCGAGGTTGACGAAGCCATGAACCTGGCCGATAAAGCCTTTGCCGAATATCGCCATATCGACCGCTTTAAAAAAGCAGCATTTTTACGCAGCATTGCGGATGAAATAAATGCCTTAGGCGATGAACTGATTGAACGCGCCATGGCAGAAACCGGTTTGCCTGCGCCCCGTTTACAGGGCGAGCGCGCGCGTACCACCAACCAGATGTACCTATTTGCACAACTGGTGGAAGAAGGTTCGTGGGTGGAAGCTATTGTTGACACGGCCATCCCCGACCGCAAACCATTGCCCCGTTTGGATATCCGCCAGATGAAAGTACCCATTGGGCCGGTAGTGATGTTTGGCGCCAGTAATTTCCCGCTGGCCTATTCAGTTGCCGGTGGCGACACTGCGGCTGCACTGGCATCAGGTTGCCCGGTGGTGGTAAAAGCTCACCCTGCGCATCCCGGCACCAGCGCATTGGTAGCCTCGGCGGTTAAAAAGGCTGCGGAGCAAAACCAAATGCCAGAAGGTGTTTTCTCGATATTATATGATAGCGGCTACGCCGTCGGCGAGGCATTGGTAAAACATCCCAAAACAAAAATTGTAACCTTTACCGGTTCATTAAAGGGCGGAATGGCCCTAATGAAAATGGCTAACGAACGCGATGAGCCCATCCCGGTTTTTGCCGAAATGGGCAGCATTAATCCTGTTATTTTTATGCCGCAGGCAATGGAAGCCCGTGCTGAAGAATTGGCAAAAATTGCCGGACCCATAACCATCAATGCCGGACAGTTTTGCACCCAGCCCGGCTTGTTGATCGCCGTAAAATCACCAGGATTGGAAAGATTTAAAACAGCGCTTGCCGGCGCCATAGCTGAGATCAGTTCGACAACCATGCTTACCCCTGGTATTTGTGCCAACTTTGGCAAATTGTCGGCTGAAAGGCTATCGAACAAAACAGTGTCAACCATCGCTAAGTCTGAAGTTACAGATGCTGAACTGGCTAACCAGGGCCAGCCAATTGTTACCGAAATATCGGCAGCTGATTTCCTGGCCGATCCTCAGTTTAAAGAGGAAGTTTTCGGGCCATTCTCATTGCTGGTAGTTGCCGATGACATGACGCAGGTACAGCAGGTTGTGGGTTCATTACACGGGCAATTAACGGCCAGCATTATGGCCGAGCCGGGAGAACTGGAAAACTATAAACAATTAACCGATACACTGGCCAACTTAGCCGGAAGGGTAATCCTGAACGGCCCGCCAACAGGGGTTGAAGTAGGCAATGCCATTGTACATGGCGGCCCCTTCCCGGCAACAACCGATAGTCGTTTTACATCGGTAGGCACCACCTCTATCAAACGTTTTGTACGCCCAGTTTGCTGGCAAAACTGGAGCGATGAGCTGCTGCCCGATGAATTAAAAACCGACAACCCGCTAAAGATCTGGCGCCTGTTTAATAACGAATGGACTAAGTAG